A window of Castanea sativa cultivar Marrone di Chiusa Pesio chromosome 8, ASM4071231v1 genomic DNA:
TTAAAATACATTACCAAACAGCCTCCAAGTGTTTGGAAAGTGAGTCGAGCTGCTAAGGTCATaacatatatattatgttaagtattttttaatttttagccaaaaataaaaataaaaatcttcagGCTCACCCTATTTATTAAGGGACATCCTTAATCGTATTAACTATTTGAGTGAACTCaaaaaagaacccaaaaaaaaaaaaaccataatctTGGAAATTTTAGTCATTATCTAAAACATCATGCTTTTTAAGTCTCACAGAAAGATTCgaagaaaagttttaaattcTTGCCCTCAATCCATGCGTGAAGGGTCAGCCTTCAATCTATTAATTATTTGGTTGAACTCGGTAAGAGCCCTTCTCAGTAATTGGTCTTGGAAAATTTAACCATTATCTAACTGATCATGCTTTTAAACCCCAGCATAATCTAGTACATATTACACGATATATCCTTTTTGAGTTGACACCAATCACTCTCCGTGTGAATGGACTACCATTACTTGGTTGAATCAAAAGGTTTGGTGACTAAACTCAACCACCTTCCCCAACCAAGTTGTAGGCACTAGCCACAAAAACTCGAACAGAGATGACAGAACATCATCCTCGTTCTACCGAATATAGTCCCAGGAATATCAATGGAGACAAACGTCAAACGATGATCACAAAAATTCGAGTCTTTGAGCATGTCGCAGAAAGTTATATTTGAATAGAATCGGCAGAACCGTTTTTTTCATATTGGCGTGAACAATAGGCAACATTTCTACATCACACAAAATCACTTTCTGATATTCGAATTGAAAAGTAAACAGAAAAAAGGAGAAACAACCAAACGACAAGAAATCAGAACAAAAAAGATAAACTCAGAACACAAGTGGTACCAAATACCAGTCTTTACAGCGAAAAATGACTACTTTGATGACTCAACAGCAACTTCATTTTGTACAAGTTTCCCCTCAAAAGCCGCTCTGAAtaacttcaaacttcaaaagaccccaaaagaagaaattgaaaatggaaaattacagactcatttttttacttacaagACAAGAGAGCGGTCAAAGATTGTTTTGCCCAATCCAAACCAACCATCTAACACCTAAGAAACTCTCTTTCCCTTATTTGGTTAACCATCTTAATCTACTTACAAAGGACACAACAATCACTACAATTTACATAAGACccttttttaaacataattACACCAAAGGCAAAAAAgatctctccctctttttttccctctcttgagaaattcaaaattcatcTCATGCTGCTCTCtctattaatttgtttgttaaaCTTCTGTCATTGCGGCTTCACATTTCATTACTATATGTaccatttgttgttgttgatgttgtttgATTTTAACTCAAGAGGGGTTCTAAGCAAGGGCAGGGATGCTGCAATTTCGCCGATCCCTGTCAAGACAATCAAACCCCTCAACCCTCACAACGGGTTTGTTCCCAAAATTAGACCGATTACAGCCTCCTTTCCTCGAGGTTGGAGAGGACGATGCTAGGCCAGACGAAATGGGTGTTGAAATTGGGGACAAAGGTGAGTGTAGGACGAGCTTCTCGTCCCCAAATCGAGCATCCTGAATTAATGGGTTAGCTACTCTGCTCGGCGGCGACCCGCAAAAAAATGGGGGCGACGAGCTTACCGGCGGTGGACCTTGTTCCACACAACCACCCTGTAACAAACTTCACATTAATTACAcatacaaataataaaaataaataaacacacgcttaatgaatttttatttttatttttttatatatggaaCGTTGAAATGTCCCTGTTGATTATGGTGCCATGTTAAATTCGTTTTGGTTTTGAGtgacaattaatttaaataaagatCATGCACTCTATGCTTAGaatcaatatattattattattattattattttaaatcaaGACCGAACAtgttttgccaaaaaaaaaaaaaaaaaaggatacatACCTTTGTGAGGATGATATCCAAAAGATCAGTCCCTGCTTTTGAATCGCAAAGCTCAGTTTGGTGGCTGCAAATTAATTAGAACCCCCATTTAAGAAAATTACAGACAGATAAGACAAGACAAGGGGTATGAGGTTTGTGGAAAATTACCTGAGCTGCCATCTAAGGGATCTGACGGGGTAGTCGTTGAAGGTGGTGGGATTCAAGAGACCGAGGCGGCGAGGTTTGGGGCAGATTGGAACTGAAACGGAGCTCCGAATCTCTTCACGGGTTGAGAACGCGTTTTGTTGGATCGCACAGTGGTTCATTGTTGTTATTCACGGACAAAAATCTAAAAGCCTGTTCATAACATTAACAGCACAAATAcatacaaaaattaagaaaaaaaaaattgttaagagagaaactaaaaattgaaattgtttgtttgtttttgcaGATCTAGGAAACGTGCATAACATATAGTATATGAATGGCTCTAAATTTGTAATTCAAGATCTGGTCAAAcacatattaattatttatttatttatttaattatagaTTAGGCTAACTCCATTGCCAGCTACAGCCTACAGAGTTTAGACACCGtccacaaaaataataaaaataggaaaaataaaatacccATAAGCTTATGAATTACGATCAGAGAGGAAAAACTtgggaatttattttttattaattttaaaattatgcacgGATCTTCTAAAAAGTCCAACAAATAAAGGTGTTGTGAAACCAATTTTGATTTatggagaaaagaaaagctCAAAATGATGGGTTTTGCCTTGCCTTGCAGAGATCTGGAAGAAAAGCTCGAGCCTCCACCAAGATCAAATTTAAGATCCACgacaaaagcaacaaaaaagcCTAACaggaggagaaaaagaagagaaacgTACCTTAATAAGCTAAACTGTACACAGGTCTCCTCCTTTGGAGGACTCTCACAAAAAGCATATAATAacagtaattaaaattttgtagttgAAGGCaggggagaaaagaaaagaaggataGGCAAGAAGTGGCTGAGGCTGATTTCTAGAATTGAGCCCACAGAGCCTACGACAATTAAAAACCAGCGCATCAGAGAGGTATTAAAATAAGACACAACAGAatttattgagagagagagagaggaaaaggaaaagtGTTATTTTTGCGCGAGCGTTTGATCTgattgggcttttgatatttttattttgggaaatTTAGAGCGGTTTGTTGCGTGTATAAATAATACTTTTCAGTGTTTTTAGAAATAAGTGTAGataaaaagtgtatgaaaatatgtgtattgtttaaaaattgaaaatatgtatttaaatttatgtaCTAAATGGATccttagggtttgtttggtatgtgtgtttaaacaacaattttcaattttcttgaaaatacatgtatgtgaaaaagtgtgtaaaaatacgtataatgttgtttaaaaactaaaaacatgtgtttaagtGTGTACCAAACAtacctctaattttttttttttttttagtaatgttAAGATCCATAGACTTTCGCGATACATACTGGTCGGCAAAttgatattaattataatttgaacatATTACTGATAAATTTTTACTTTCTAGTAATaatatgtcatttaaaatttgttgtaaaagtattatTAACCTACTATTTTTTTGGCCTAACAAGAATGGTTAGGTCTACAATATTTCACAAAACTTTCATAGCGTTGTCATTGACTATTACTTGTgagcaaaaaattaattttagcgGTAGgttgaaatttcaaattaaaactagtaataacttatttgttataaaaataatatgaatgtagcatttacccaaaaaaaaaaaaaaactacttagaGTTTGAGTCAATTGTAACAACACCATGAGTTTTAATTCCTCTATAAGTTTTTCATAACCAAATTAATATCTTggactaacttttttttaaagcttttatgattaaaaaatcaCATAACCATCAAAGAATTCCCCCTCAAAATAAAAACCACCAAATAATTAATGATATTAATTATTTGGTGAATTTTCTTAACCTGATCAGTGATAAGGTAATGTTCACTTTAGTTTTTTGTCcataaaaatgaacaaaatttattttaacagGTCAATATagttgtggggggtaaaagctattgaataaacgtttgggctttgagTCTGATCGATTGGTACCAGTCTGTTTTGATCAGGGTctttaggcccacaagtcaatccGGACTGTAGTAGTCCGAGGAGGATTGTCTCCTCAGACAGGTCCAGCAATGACcttgggacttgctaaatgggttagaggcagaataCTGGAAGAACTAATGGGTaaaagggtgatccaagcaccctttagaaacagggacatgtgagaaatatctaaagaaaaagctgctaccaccgcattaaaggccctgcatctacctctctgaccacattaatggaaaaatgacctctgaacagtagaattcagcctttctgctattatttgaagacttcaagaaggtggtggatgggacaagtatccaagggaaagatttatatgacacatggatgaaccagtgaagaggaagaagtatataaggaaacaagagagaaaagagagagggatctacactttctgctgagaaaaataggaacaaagaattgtaaattttgccatagaaagagaatatttatacaaatcgtcatcggcttacgtctgaggaggtctctttgtcatattcgtttaccatttgcatagattgtggcactctagtcTGTCAGTCAAACTTCCAatatcccgaacctagatttcaaatccatactctacaaattttattgtataaggctcattgggcctgagcccaacacttgtttttgggtccaggtacaattgtgcacttacaattggcgccgtctgtcggaaatctagcgttgaaggaattggaacgtCATGGCAAGCTTAGGTTCGCAttatgcagaatctcagggatcacagcccgaagatctttttgagcgtcttgagcaccgaagggatcgagagggaagtgttcatacCATATATCCTGGCGCGAGTCATACGCGTGGCGGAGGCACTGCCACCCATGaagatgatgccaaggccatgcagagggagattgaccacctcaagaagaagctgcgccGTGTCAAACGAAGGCGGGCTTTacccccatccaatccttcttcaggggaatcccggggaagcagttacagttcaaggtccaagactccccctagcgaaaccttctcttgcgaagaggatgacctaccgggtcgtaagcataggaagcttccctcCAAGGGCTTGGGGAAAgacgctatgagccgagcgttacaccaactctccaaatcgccattctcacgcaggattgagaatggaaggctccctaggcggttcacccagcccaccttcaccatttataatggccggacagacccggtggaacatgtgagccactttaatcaaaggatggcagtgcattctcataacgagaccttgatgtgcaaagtctttcctgtTAGCctaggacctgttgctatgagatggttcaatgggcTAAAGTTGGGGTCTGTCAGTTCGTtcagggaacttactagggcatttgcgtctcagttcattacatgcagcagagttccttgaccgttggactcgctattatctatggccatgagggagggtgagacattgaaagcatactccgacaggtattaggagatgttcaatgagatagatggagattttgacgaagtggcgattaatacttttaaagtgagccttcccactgatcatgatttaaggaaatccttgaccaaaaagcccgtacggagtgtatgTCACCTCAtagaccgtattgacgagtacaaaagggttgagaaggaccaacagcagggtaagggtaaggcgaaaggagagaagggatttcaggtcagacaagtaccataacaataagccgaggagagattactctgggcaatctggtccagccactcctcaagtagttaatattGTATTgtgagaaccagtgcaccaactgcTGAAaaaggtccgtaaggaaccctacttcaaatggcccagtaagatggcgggggaccctacaAAGCGGAATCAGATGcttttttgccagtaccattaggatgtgggtcatactaccgagaattttcggaccctctggaaccatctAAAGCAACTTGTTAGCGAGGGGAAGTTGAAgtagcacctgtaccaacctaacgggcaaggcagtcagtcaggttcaaataatcagaagaacaactcatcttagccacccttgggaacgattaacgtcatcttcgctgcacctggcagaaCCAGTTCCTGTCCTACCAAggtgatggcagtgtcacactcccaggccgaggagtcaagCTCGAAGCCGAAGAGGATCAGAGGGAGTGTGCCTATCTTGGGGTTCtctgatgaagataaggttgggactattcaaccccatgatgacgccctggtggtcacgttgaggatagggaattacgacatcagaagggtgatgatcgatcaaggcagcggtgcggatattatgtacccctacttattcaaggggcttaagttgaaactggaggatctcactccttatgactcgccattaataagttttgaaaggaaggctgttataccaaagggacaaattcgatTGCCTGTATAGTCTGGCTCAGAAACGGTCgaggtagattttattgtggttgacgaaTATTCCCCATaaacggccatccttgccaggccttggctgcacgctttgggtgctgtctcttcgactttgcatgttaaagtaaaattcccctcAGGGGGAttcatcgaagaaattcttagcagccaatcagtggccaagcaatgcatatcggctgcagtactacatcaagccaaatcagagtcctcggcctcggctgggaaggacttatagcaatcaACAACTCTAATTACGCCCGATGTGGTGACAGCGGAGgaggccatgtgtgaagatCTGGAGAGGTTTCTTATAGCCGAtgaccccgaaaggttctttcaagttggtatacggttaccacaccaagagaagatggaattggtgaagtttttgaaggacaatatcgatgtctttgcttgggatccctatgaggctccgggggttaaccaagcttcatttgccatcatttgaacgtcaaccctgccgttgttcctaggaggcagccacctcggcgttcctccaaaaagcattctgaggctgtcaaataagaagtgctcaagctcaaaagggttagggctattaaagaagttttctactcggagtggttggcgcatacagttgtggtgaaaaagaagaacggaaagtggagagtatgtgtggacttcacagacctgaacaaagcctgcccaaaggactcgttcccgatgtcatgcatcgatcagcttgtggatgctacagttgggcatcctcggatgagttttttagatgcttttcagggttatcaccaaataccattggcgtttggtgatcaggagaagactacTTTCAtcactccaacagggaactatcactataaagtgatgctgTTCGGATTGAAAAATGtcggggctacttaccaaaggatgatgactagaatgtttgaatcacaacttggaaagaccattgagatatatgtggatgatatggtagtgaagagtaagacagtacctacGCATGTGAAAGATCTGGATGACACCTTTtaaatacttagaaagtacaagctgcaccttaacgcctcaaagtgttcttttagggtgggttctggaaagttcctaggctacatggtgactcatagaggaatagaggtgaatccggcacaggtcaAAGCCATTCAgagcttgcaaccacctcggaatccaaagaaagttcagaagttgaccggGATGATCactgctctcagcagatttatctctcggtcaacTAACAAGTGCAGACCTTTTTTtcaactgttaaataaatggcaaggattccaatggtccgaggagtgtgctttagctttccagcgacttaaggaatatctttcccggccacccattatgtctcggccaaaggttgatgaaatcctgtttgcatacctagctgtgGTCGTCCAAGCAGTCagcctagtccttataagggacgacggcggggtacaaagaccggtctattatgtcagcaaacccttgaatgaagctgaggtgcgttatctgCCTTTAGAGAATGCACTTTtggctgtagtccatgccacgcggaagcttcctcactatttccagtcccacaccgttgtggttttgacccaactacctctcaagtcagtgttacaaagtgctgactactcgggaagggtagctaagtggggaactattttgggagcttttgatatcaaatacatgccacacacctcggtgaagggccaggttctcgcagatttggtggcagagttcgctgaaccattgttggaagaaactacaaaggaatcacacatggatgaaaaatcagttggcatgataaTGGACAAAGGACCTTTGATGTGGAAAGTgtccgttgatggggcagccaaccagagggggtctggtgttggacttgttttggtatcccctgagggaatcgtcttcgaaaaatcattgagattagcgttctcggcaactaataacgaggccgagtacgaagcggtcttggttggTATAAACATGGTATgtagaatggggggaaaggaagttcatatgttctcggattctcagttagttgtgggccaagtgacggggaccattgaggctagggatccaagaatgcaagagtacctgacccaggtcaagtgtttacaatccgagtttgattcttttatacTTTCTCAcatttctagaagtggaaacacacatacGGACTCGTAggccactttggcgacatcctcggctcaatgtttgcctaggattatcctcgttgaagacttGCTAAAACCAACTCTGACCACTGAAAGTGCCGTCcatatccatctaataaggcctggacctagttggattgaccctgtgatatcttttctaaaaagcgatattCTTCgtgaggacaagtctgaagcagataagattcatCGAAAGGCGCCTTATTTTTGGTTGTCcaaggatcagaaattgtataaacgctccttcttCAGGCCATATTTGCTATGTGTACATCATGAGGCAACaaaggcacttttggaagaattgcatgagggaatttgcggaagccatactaggggaagatccttagcccatagagctctaactcagggatattggtggcccaatatacagagggaagctcaagattacgtgagaaagtgtgaccaatgccaaaggttcactcccaacattcatcagcctaggggggtccttaatcctttttccagtccttggccattcgctcaatggggactggatatagtggggcctttttcgagggctgtgggaaacaaaaggtggctacccGTAggaaccgactacttcaccaaatgggtcgaagctgagcacttagcaaatattagggatatcgactccaagaagtttatctggaagaatattatcactagatttggggtacctcacacacttatttcagataatggcgtccaatttgatagtagagctttcaaaaaatattgtagtgacatgggcatcacaaacagatactccaccccagcttatcctcaaggaaatgggtaggtcgaggccgttaacaaagtcatagtcagtggacttaagaagaggctcgatgatgcgaagggtagatgggtagaggagttaccacatgttttatggacgtatcagACTACGCCACGCaaatccactggagaaacaccattttccATTACTTATagggccgaggcggtgatacctttagaatcaggtttccccacactaaggacaagttcttttagcccgaaaaataacgatggcctccttgAAAAAAGtctggatctggttgaggagcGGCGAGAAgccgccatggtccaaatgacttattatcaacagaagcttaaacgaggatatgatgctcatgtgaagctaaaGCCACTGGCGCCTGGGGATTTGGCGTTAAGGAAAGTCGTaggtactgccaaaaacccagcatggggaaagctaacaccaaattgggaaggaccctaccgGATCATATTtgtagcaggcataggatcatatcgattagctgatctagatgaaaaagttgtacaacgtccttggaatgtaaacaacctacgaagatattattattaataaagagtACTTTTatcgttcgttgttcaaattatcaatatgtacttgggtttatctCTCGCAAATTTTAtcaagtatcaaatagaaacttagtcatgcatggtcctcggaccacataccatgtggaaattgatattttatcaagtatcaaactgaaacttggtcatgcatggtcttcagaccacatatcttgtggaaattgatattttatcaagtgtcaaacagaaacttggtcatgcatggtcctcgaaccacgtaccttgtggaaattgatattttatcaagtgtcaaacagaaacttggtcatggatggtcctcggaccacatgccttgtggaaattgatgtcttatcatgtgttaaacagaaccttagttatgtcgggtctacagaccttctactttggggaaattaacatttcgagttaaaatttctaagtatcaaacagaacttggtcatgcatggtcctcggaccacataccttgtggaaattgatatttaatcaagtgtcaaacagaaacttggtcatgcatggtcctcggaccatatgccttgtggaaattgatgtcttatcatgtgttaaacagaaccttagttatgtcgggtccacagaccttctactttggggaaattaacatttcgaattaaaatttctaagtatcaaacagaaacttggtcatggatggtcctcggactacatgccctgtggaaattgatgtcttatcatgtgttaaacaaaaccttggttatgtcgggtccacagaccttctattttggggaaattaacatttcgaattaaaatttttaagtatcaaacagaaacttggtcatggatggtccccggaccacataccttgtggaaattgatattttatcaagtgtcaaacagaaacttggtcatggatggtcctcgaaccacatgccttgtggaaattgatgtcttattatctattaaacagaaccttagctatgtcgggtccacagaccttctactttggaaaaattaacatttcgagttaaaatttctaaatattaaataaaaacttggacgtgcatggtcctcggaccacatgccttttAAAAATTGACATCTTACTTGCCGTAGAAAGGAAGTTTGGTTAGGCTGGGTCCTTGAACCCTCTACTTTGAGAATATTGGCAAAAACTATATCACATTAGTATtgaggtgttgatgaaacaCTTAGATTGCTTTATTCCCcaaataaaattctaagttaagtttttgattGTATATTGCTTTGTCACATATGTTATGCTCTTGAGGCATGATTTGCAAAGTATAAGCTAAGTATGTGTACTTCTATTTAAAGTCataacaaattgaaatattacAAGTGGAGTTAGctgttccattcattcatttttgtgctaatgggtatttttatactaaaaattgcaagtcaaatgaaaattaaaccAGACGGTTTCTCATTAATTACTGTTAATGTACATTctaagcaaaaaatttaaaaatttgttatataacaaaaagagaagtcctaactaGCCTAGACCCTAAGCCTTTGAAGGGGGTTCTGCTCGGACGTGCTGGCAGCCTCTGTGCGTTTCAGCTCTATTTCAAATGAGGACTAGACTTGTTTTCCCTTGTCTGTTGCCACTGGTGGAAGGACATAGGGCTCGGCGCTTTGACTCATAGTCTTCTCGGCACTttcaccctgttccttctctttattggaactcgtaggttctgtaggagtaggAATGGGCTTTGGGATCATAGAAGGGGGCACGGAAGAtgctgtctcaggggcaggggCGACAGGAGGAAGGTTTTCTATCACCTGGATGTCTAGGGGGAGCCAAATGTTTTCagacttcctcagctcggaagttgagggaatccctgccacatttaaggcttcctcccaCACCTGTTGGCAATACTCTCGGCACAGCTCGACGAACTCCTCAGTTAGCTGGTTTTCTGTCGCCGCCACCCCTTCCTCGTAAGCAatcttcttcgcggcctccatggagtccttgaaggtacgagcttCATCCTTCAtcctagcaagctccttctttagATCGGAGTTCTCCTGTTGAGTTTTGAATAAGTCTTCAttcttttgatgaagaagcttgcgttgcccctccacctagGTCCTCATTGTCCTTAGGCTGGCCTCGACACCGTCCTTTTCCCTCTTCAGCTCCACCAGCTGTGTGGTTAGCTTCTCATTCTGCGCGAGAgcttggcctaaggacttcttggtctcctgcctaagctccagttcaagtccagccttcttccgagaatcttccacccacttctcggcagcaaagacttcctggatggcctgtggtgaaatatcaaaatggATGCACTATTAGTAACGCAAGTCTCAAGTACGTAAGAATGTTTCTTACGATAAGGTGTAATGAAAGAATAAGGTGAGGATAAGACTTAGATACTCACCAAggctaagtccctttttagcgaaaggaatAGATGCGGTtggttcatcttgtccagggcgtccatgtccttgggcagaagaaggggacgttcTAAAGCG
This region includes:
- the LOC142608392 gene encoding uncharacterized protein LOC142608392; this encodes MNHCAIQQNAFSTREEIRSSVSVPICPKPRRLGLLNPTTFNDYPVRSLRWQLSHQTELCDSKAGTDLLDIILTKGGCVEQGPPPVSSSPPFFCGSPPSRVANPLIQDARFGDEKLVLHSPLSPISTPISSGLASSSPTSRKGGCNRSNFGNKPVVRVEGFDCLDRDRRNCSIPALA